The Macaca mulatta isolate MMU2019108-1 chromosome 19, T2T-MMU8v2.0, whole genome shotgun sequence sequence ACTCATACTGTCCAAACTGCATCTGTGGCAGAAATGGGTAAGAGGAAATGGTATGCATACGAACAGTACGGCATGTATCGATGCTTGTTTTGTAGTTATACTTGTGGCCAGCAGAGAATGTTGAAAACACATGCTTGGAAACATGCTGGGGAGGTTGATTGCTCTTATCCaatctttgaaaatgaaaacGAGCCCCTAGGCCTGCTGGATTCTTCagcagccactgcgcctggtggGGTCGATGCAGTGGTCATTGCTATTGGAGACAGTGAACTGAGTATCCACAATGGGCCATCAGTGCAAGTGCAGATTTGCAGCTCAGAGCAATTATCATCTTCATCTCCTTTAGAACAGAGTGCAGAAAGAGGAATACACCTAAGTCAATCAGTTACCCTGGACCCCAATGAGGAAGAAATGCTGGAAGTGATTTCTGATGCAGAGGAGAATCTGATTGCTGATAGCCTACTTACCTCAGCACAGAAAATCATCAGCAGCAGCCCCAATAAAAAAGGGCATGTTAACGTGATAGTAGAGCGATTGCCAAGTGCTGAAGAAACCCTTTCACAGAAGCGCTTCCTCATGAACACTgaaatggaggaagggaaggacCTGAGCCCGACAGAAGCCCAGATTAGGTGCGAAGGAACGGATGATGTTTATCGTGCTGATAAATGTACTGTTGATATTGGGGGATTGATCATAGGCTGGAGCAGTTCAGAGGAGAAAGATGAGTTAATAAATAAAGGACTGGCCGCTGATGAGAATGCTCCACCAGGCCGGAGAAGGACAAATTCTGAGTCTCTTCGATTACACTCATTAGCTGCAGAAGCCCTTGTCACAATGCCTATAAGAGCTGCAGAGTTGACAAGAGCCAACCTGGGGCACTATGGAGATATAAACCTTTTAGATCCAGATACTAGTCAAAGGCAAGTAGATAGTACATTGGCAGCATACTCAAAAATGATGTCGCCACTTAAAAACTCTTCAGATGGATTAACTAGTCTTAACCAAAGCAACTCCACCTTGGTAGCACTCCCAGAGGGTAGGCAGGAATTGTCAGATGGGCAAGTTAAGACAGGCATCAGCATGTCCTTACTCACTGTCATTGAAAAATTGAGAGAGAGGACAGATCAAAATGCTTCAGACGACGACATTTTGAAAGAGTTGCAGGACAACGCCCAGTGCCAACCCAACAGCGATACAAGTTTGTCCGGAAACAACGTGGTGGAATACATCCCGAATGCTGAACGACCCTACCGTTGCCGCCTGTGTCATTACACAAGTGGCAACAAGGGCTACATCAAGCAGCACTTACGAGTCCATCGACAGAGACAGCCTTATCAGTGTCCTATCTGTGAGCACATAGCAGACAACAGCAAAGATTTGGAGAGCCACATGATCCACCACTGTAAGACAAGAATATACCAGTGCAAGCAGTGTGAAGAATCCTTCCATTATAAGGTAAGCATTGGTTCAGGAAGTCTTTCAGAGGACCTTAGCATCTTAGAGTGAGAAGGGAACTTTGTAGATCTAGTCCAAccacctcattttatagataaggaaactgggtCCCAGAAAAGTTGGATAATTTGCCCAAGGGGATCCCAACTTATCAGTATTAAAGTTGGGACTGAAATCTAGGTCTTCAGAATTTCTGCTGTAGAATCCTTTGCCCTGCCTGCTGCCTCCTTAACAGCCTCTGTGTTTTGAGTGTGTATAGTTTATTTAAAGTGTTGATTTTCTGTTGCAAGAGAATTATAGGGAGTGTGTAGTGGATTGACATCATACATACGTTTGACTTAAATTTAACCGTACATCATCACGACAAAAAAATACGTATTTTTCATCTTATATGGCCCCAAAATAACAGGCATTCAGTTCAGCTTCTGCACAACCAACAGTGATATGTGTCATTGCAGAAGGAAAAATGGGCTATAGTGGACCTATTGAAAGGCACTGTCATGGAAATAGAATCGTGTGTCATGTTTTATGGGCAGGGTAAAGAACTTTCAAAGTTATTTTGACTGTCTGATTTTTATCAAGTGCTGACCTTATCAAAACCAACATCCTGTATGAAGTGCTATTTTGTAAAGGAAACTCGTTGAATCATTGGTTTAGAACTTTTCTTCTTCAGTGGGCCAGGTGACTCCTTGAAAATGTATTACAAGTGTTATCCTAAGGGCTAATTAGAAGGTAGACTTTTTCCCTCAGATTACCGAGAGCTGGGGTCTAGCTGTAATAAAAAGGTAACaggagggaggccgaggcgggcggagcacaaggtcaggagatcgagaccatccttgctaacactgtgaaaccccgtctctgctaaaaatacaaaaccttagccaggcatggtggtgggcacctgtagtcccagctcctcgggaggttgaggcaagagaggGGCGTGaccccgggagatggagcttgcagtgagctgagatcgtgccactgcactgcagcctgggcaacagagcgaaactccgtctctaaacaaccagacaaacaaacaaaaaggtaacAGGAATAAAAAAGCCCTTGAGTCTGAGGTTCACTGCTTCTCAGATTACACTCATGAAATTCCAAGGAGGACATCCACATAGGCTGCAAAGACAAGTTCCACAAGTCTCCAggagtttcttttgctgctgaGCTCTTCATTCGTGGGAATGGAAGTAGAGGAGACAGGATGTCCTTGGAGGAGCACTTCCAGTTAGGTCTCTTACACATTaagatatttaaatgaaaaattaggaGTCTGGCGATTACAGATTGGATTTATTTTTGTGAAGTTGCATTATTCTGAACACTGCTGGTTCCTCTGGGCCTACCAGTGTTTCAGTAAATACGGACACGCCCTGCGTAATCACTTAAGAAAGCGGTGACTTCCTTTCAGAGAATATGAAGAGGAACTGTCCATTGCATGATGTTATGATTTGCTAATGTACCTCTTTCTATAAATTGTCAAATGTGTCAAATGATCTTTTAGCagacttgattttaaaatacgGTAATTCGTTGTACTAGGCCATGAAAGCAATGAACTCGTTCTTCTACAGCCTCCTAAGAGTTggacatgtatatttattgaaaattacatatttctttccactttttagaGTCAATTGAGGAATCATGAGAGAGAACAGCACAGTCTTCCAGATACCTTGTCAATAGCAACTTCTAATGAGCCAAGAATTTCCAGCGATACAGCTGATGGAAAATGTGTCCAGGAAGGTAtctatgtattttgttatatAGGCTGCAGTGACTCGCACATGATGTAAAAGTGCCCTTAGTTGTCATGACTGGTTATTTTCAGGGCAAAAGCCTATATTCTTCTCCATTTTTGTACCATGGATGTGAGTGAATCTGATCTCTGTTTCTGACGAAATGCCAAGTACTGAATGAAGCAGATGATTACTAGGTCCTAGGTGAGAAGCCCTAGATAGTAAGGATTCATCTTCAGCTATGTAGGTAGATATTGCAGTTGAAACTTAAGCACCCCTTAGAAGGTGATGTACCAGAAAGCCAGAAAAGCTACAACATGGAAAACAggcctcccttccctctctcggCACCAGTTGACCTACTGAGAACAGAGCTTTTGCAGATGGTAGGCCCCCACCCCAAACTTTAACTGGGGCTTCCCACTGTGATCTTATTCTTACCCAAGTATGACTGCCAGGTTTCAtctgcattatttaaaaaaaaaaaatactcacacatagacacacaagATCTTTTTATGTACTAGTTAGGTAGCAGTCTACCGAGTTTCTGGTAATAGGAATATTAGAATCAAAAGATTTAATTAGAGCTCCATGAAAAGGCGGATGCCACATCCAGAGAATTAAGTATAAAGTGTACTAAGCTGTGCCGCTTTGGTGCAGCTCACTTAAATTGATATACTTTAAATGTCTCCAGTGTGGCGCATAATGTTTATGGGAGATAAAACATATTGGGGTGACTTTCCTTTTTAGATTTACTAAGAATTAAAGTTAGAAACGACTACAGAGTGAAATGTTTTACCATAATGTTTCATTAAATTATACCCCAGAAAGCATAACTGATTCTAGAATGTTTCTGAAAGAACTGATTTTGACACCACTGTAGCACCAAAATTCTCATGTCAAACAGATGTCATCCCTGTAAAACTCTCCAAAACAAAAGGAGTTTATGGCGTAGCATCTGTTTCTGCAGTAGATGGCTGAGCTAAaacagttttgtttcctttttacaaAATAGCCCTCAATGCctccttttattttaattcattatgtTTCCATATCTCCTTTAAAGGAGACATTAAAACGTTTGATATGATTGGACTATAAATCCCTAATGAAGGGATGAAGTAAATACTACTCAGTAGCACCACCTGCAGTTAATATCAGTGTTGGAAGATGTCTTTTTTAGCACCGTCctaaaaagcaaacatttctaACTGTCCAAATGAGTTAACAGGTTAAAATtcacaattttaataaaaagattaaagCATCAGCTCAAGATTAAAATAACCACTTCAGACTTTACAGTATTGATGTATGTTTACTATATTTTATGTTGCAGCATCTTTTctttgtggctcatgccttttTTTAAGGGTTACAtgtatggatttttaaattgCCTGCCATGCCTCTTTTCCTCCACCTGGCtccatttgcttttttctctcaGTACTGTAGCAGTTCAGATGACTGCATATTTATACCTGGATGGGTACTTTATTAGCTCACTATTAGATATTTTGAAATCTGGTTGTCaggtcaaagaaaaaatttttagcTCACAAATAAGGTAATAATAATTCATGCTTTGTTAAAACTTCTTTAACCATTTAGTAAACTTGTTAAACAAGAAGAGAGATGTGTGCCTCTGTGATCCCCAGTCTCTGCCATTCTGACAGCACAGATACCTTAGGGCATGTTTCAGCTTAACATTTGCTTGGCCAAAAGGTGTGCCTGCCTCTCTTGAGCTAGATACTGTGGAGGTGCTGGGAGTGCAGTGAAAGGCATCACTGCCCTTCAGGAACCCAACTCAGTGAAGAAGACAGAACGAGGCTGATGGTATGTCAGCAGATACCACAGGAGCTCAAATAGAGCCGCAAGCAAAGCCCTTTCGTGTGGTGTTACTCCATGAAACCTAATTAAATTGGTTTTTATTGGAAACCTATAATTTGCCAAGCCCTGGGGATTCAGTCTAAACAAAACAAGCAGATCCCTTATCCTCAGAGAATAGACATTTAGTGACAGGGCAGAGATTTTACCGAGACATGCAGGTACAGTACAGACTTTGCTAAAGGAAAAATGTCGGACTTACT is a genomic window containing:
- the ZNF507 gene encoding zinc finger protein 507 isoform X1 gives rise to the protein MEESSSVAMLVPDIGEQEAVLTAESIISPSLEIDEQRKTKPDPLIHVIQKLSKIVENEKSQKCLLIGKKRPRSSAATHSLETQELCEIPAKVTQSPAADTRRAEMSQTNFTPDTLAQNEGKAMSYQCSLCKFLSSSFSVLKDHIKQHGQQNEVILMCSECHITSRSQEELEAHVVNDHDNDANSHTPSKAQQCVSPSNSLCRKTTERNETIPDIPVSVDNLQTHTVQTASVAEMGKRKWYAYEQYGMYRCLFCSYTCGQQRMLKTHAWKHAGEVDCSYPIFENENEPLGLLDSSAATAPGGVDAVVIAIGDSELSIHNGPSVQVQICSSEQLSSSSPLEQSAERGIHLSQSVTLDPNEEEMLEVISDAEENLIADSLLTSAQKIISSSPNKKGHVNVIVERLPSAEETLSQKRFLMNTEMEEGKDLSPTEAQIRCEGTDDVYRADKCTVDIGGLIIGWSSSEEKDELINKGLAADENAPPGRRRTNSESLRLHSLAAEALVTMPIRAAELTRANLGHYGDINLLDPDTSQRQVDSTLAAYSKMMSPLKNSSDGLTSLNQSNSTLVALPEGRQELSDGQVKTGISMSLLTVIEKLRERTDQNASDDDILKELQDNAQCQPNSDTSLSGNNVVEYIPNAERPYRCRLCHYTSGNKGYIKQHLRVHRQRQPYQCPICEHIADNSKDLESHMIHHCKTRIYQCKQCEESFHYKSQLRNHEREQHSLPDTLSIATSNEPRISSDTADGKCVQEGNKSSVQKQYRCDVCDYTSTTYVGVRNHRRIHNSDKPYRCSLCGYVCSHPPSLKSHMWKHASDQNYNYEQVNKAINDAISQSGRVLGKSPGKTPLKSSEESSDPITGSSENAVSSAELISQTPTEVLGPSENEKLSPTSNTSYSLEKISSLAPPGMEYCVLLFCCCICGFESTSKENLLDHMKEHEGEIVNIILNKDHNTALNTN